One stretch of Armigeres subalbatus isolate Guangzhou_Male chromosome 2, GZ_Asu_2, whole genome shotgun sequence DNA includes these proteins:
- the LOC134209400 gene encoding uncharacterized protein K02A2.6-like has translation MSGCQYFSHIDLSDAYLQVEVEEGSQQLLTINTHKGLYQFTRLSPGIKSAPGAFQQVVDAMLAGLEFTSGYLDDVLVGGRTEEEHKQNLERVLSRLQEYGFTVRIEKCSFSMEQVNYLGQIMDGDGIRPDPNKVAAIVNMPPPHDLPSLRSYLGAVNYYAKYVPEMRKLRYPMDKLLKAGVKWEWNAACQNSFDRFKELLMSPLQYWALTLLLYNFDIQYVSTESFGYADLLSRLINNHIRPEEDYVIAAIELEQIFQDAVNQSLEFLPLTYKSIQSETRADPILQEVVQHVQQGWPANKSDVAESCQQFYLRRDGLSVISNCLAYGERLVIPSKFQKKVLQMLHKGHPGVERMRAVARSYVYWPGIDDSIAQLVRSCNECALAAKTNNRVKLESWPVPEKPWQRLHMDYAGPVNDWYYLVLVDAYTKWPEVIPTRRITTSATLEMLQGIFARFGMPETIVSDNGRQFVSEQFELFCDSNGILHLKTPPFHPQSNGLAERFVDTFKRTLKKITAGGESLSERSEGKFPAELLLGRNLRTSLDLLRPPTAYHKIENNKQDSQYNRKHGAKIINYCPKDLVWAKVYKNNRWKWEAGQVLERVGSVVYNVWLQGKNILIRSHCNQLRIFWKNLYSGREVQTVIVNEDLNAFQKELKNIKFNLATLREIERCQ, from the exons ATGTCAGGGTGTCAATACTTCAGCCACATAGACCTTTCCGATGCCTATCTCCAGGTGGAGGTGGAAGAAGGCAGTCAACAGCTTCTAACCATAAACACCCACAAAGGACTGTACCAATTTACGCGATTATCACCTGGCATCAAGTCAGCCCCAGGGGCATTCCAGCAAGTGGTGGATGCAATGCTCGCAGGACTCGAATTCACCAGTGGTTATCTCGATGACGTCCTTGTAGGAGGCAGAACGGAAGAGGAACATAAGCAGAATCTCGAACGGGTCCTTAGCCGTCTGCAAGAATACGGTTTTACGGTGAGGATTGAAAAATGCAGCTTCAGCATGGAGCAAGTCAATTACCTGGGACAAATTATGGATGGTGATGGTATTCGACCGGACCCGAACAAAGTTGCAGCCATTGTCAACATGCCACCACCACATGACCTTCCATCATTAAGGTCCTATTTAGGTGCCGTAAATTATTATGCCAAGTACGTCCCCGAAATGCGGAAGTTGCGGTACCCTATGGATAAGCTACTGAAAGCTGGAGTCAAATGGGAATGGAATGCAGCCTGTCAAAACTCGTTTGATCGATTCAAGGAGTTATTGATGTCACC GTTACAATACTGGGCGTTAACACTTCTTCTATACAATTTCGACATTCAATATGTATCCACGGAGAGCTTTGGTTATGCTGATTTATTGTCGAGACTAATAAACAATCACATTCGTCCTGAAGAAGACTATGTAATAGCGGCAATCGAACTGGAACAAATTTTTCAGGATGCTGTTAATCAATCGCTGGAGTTCCTACCGCTGACGTACAAATCGATCCAGTCAGAAACTAGAGCAGACCCGATCCTCCAAGAAGTTGTTCAACATGTTCAGCAAGGATGGCCTGCCAACAAAAGTGACGTTGCCGAATCTTGTCAGCAGTTCTATCTTCGTAGAGATGGATTATCAGTTATATCCAACTGTCTGGCATATGGTGAGCGATTGGTCATTCCGTCGAAGTTCCAGAAAAAAGTTCTCCAGATGCTGCACAAAGGTCACCCCGGCGTTGAAAGGATGAGAGCAGTTGCTAGAAGTTATGTATACTGGCCCGGAATCGACGACAGTATAGCCCAGCTAGTGCGTTCTTGCAATGAGTGTGCGTTGGCTGCCAAAACCAACAACAGAGTCAAGCTGGAATCCTGGCCAGTACCCGAAAAACCCTGGCAACGACTACATATGGACTACGCCGGACCAGTCAATGATTGGTACTACCTTGTTTTAGTCGATGCATACACAAAGTGGCCAGAAGTAATACCTACCCGTCGAATTACTACGTCTGCAACTCTAGAAATGCTGCAAGGCATCTTCGCCCGTTTCGGAATGCCAGAAACGATAGTCAGCGACAACGGTCGCCAATTCGTCAGTGAGCAGTTCGAACTCTTCTGTGACAGCAACGGTATACTTCATCTCAAGACACCACCATTCCATCCGCAATCCAACGGGCTTGCGGAAAGGTTCGTTGACACTTTCAAACGAACCCTCAAGAAAATTACGGCGGGGGGAGAGAGCCTTAGTGAA CGCTCAGAAGGAAAGTTCCCCGCGGAGTTACTACTTGGTAGAAACCTTCGCACATCATTAGATTTGTTGAGACCACCAACTGCATACCACAAAATTGAGAACAACAAGCAAGATAGTCAATACAATCGCAAACATGGAGCCAAGATCATCAACTACTGTCCTAAAGATTTGGTTTGGGCGAAAGTCTACAAAAATAATCGTTGGAAGTGGGAAGCTGGCCAGGTTCTCGAACGTGTAGGAAGTGTCGTTTACAACGTTTGGTTGCAAGGGAAAAACATACTTATTCGTTCGCACTGTAATCAGTTACGAA TATTTTGGAAGAACCTGTACAGCGGCCGAGAAGTTCAAACAGTAATCGTCAACGAAGACCTCAACGCCTTCCAAAAAGAGCTGAAGAACAtcaaattcaacctcgccactCTTCGCGAAATCGAAAGGTGCCAGTGA